A genomic stretch from Microbacterium proteolyticum includes:
- a CDS encoding carbohydrate ABC transporter permease gives MTLTQSPPASAARGGNGRAATRTAALPGPARRSRRTGQWAAWAFLAPVVIYLIVFYAYPLARNLDLSLRDYTVRSFITGDAPFVGLANYLAVFRDATFWPALANTATFTLVSIVFQYSIGMALAVFFFQRFPLSATLRALFLVPWLLPLLVSASAWSWMLNSESGVVNSLLGAIGLGQVNWLTSPQWSLVSVLIANIWIGVPFNLVILYSGLQNISSDIYEASSIDGATAWQRFWRITFPLLRPVSAITILLGLVYTLKVFDIVWIMTRGGPGSTSTTFAIWSYRLGFGSALPDLSPAAAVGNLLILIALVFGLVYIRAQRRLEV, from the coding sequence ATGACCCTGACCCAGTCACCCCCTGCGTCAGCGGCACGTGGTGGGAACGGGAGGGCGGCAACACGCACTGCCGCCCTCCCGGGCCCTGCCCGTCGTTCCCGCAGAACGGGTCAGTGGGCCGCGTGGGCGTTCCTCGCCCCCGTCGTGATCTACCTGATCGTCTTCTACGCCTACCCGCTCGCCCGCAACCTCGATCTGAGCCTTCGCGACTACACGGTCCGCTCGTTCATCACCGGAGACGCCCCCTTCGTCGGGCTGGCCAACTACCTCGCCGTCTTCCGCGACGCGACGTTCTGGCCCGCGCTCGCGAACACCGCCACCTTCACCCTGGTGTCGATCGTCTTCCAGTACTCCATCGGCATGGCGCTGGCGGTGTTCTTCTTCCAGAGGTTCCCCCTCTCGGCGACCCTGCGTGCCCTGTTCCTCGTGCCCTGGCTGCTACCGCTGCTGGTGTCGGCCTCGGCGTGGTCGTGGATGCTGAATTCCGAGTCCGGCGTGGTGAATTCCCTCCTCGGCGCGATCGGTCTCGGTCAGGTGAACTGGCTGACCTCGCCGCAGTGGTCGCTGGTGTCCGTGCTCATCGCCAACATCTGGATCGGCGTGCCCTTCAACCTCGTCATCCTCTACAGCGGCCTGCAGAACATCTCGTCGGACATCTACGAGGCCTCCTCGATCGATGGTGCGACCGCGTGGCAGCGGTTCTGGCGCATCACGTTCCCGCTGCTGCGGCCCGTCTCGGCGATCACGATCCTGCTGGGCCTGGTCTACACCCTCAAAGTCTTCGACATCGTCTGGATCATGACCCGCGGCGGCCCCGGGTCCACGTCGACGACCTTCGCCATCTGGTCGTACCGCCTCGGGTTCGGCTCGGCCCTGCCCGATCTCAGCCCCGCCGCGGCGGTCGGCAATCTCCTCATCCTCATCGCCCTCGTCTTCGGGCTCGTCTACATCCGCGCCCAGCGCCGTCTGGAGGTCTGA
- a CDS encoding sugar ABC transporter substrate-binding protein: MSTFTTRHRTLGTAALAAVAVGVLAGCSGGVTGSTTEASGTFTFWDPYPQYDETSEWAKVIGSCAADAGVTVERTGFDTSDLTSRALLSGQQGDSPDILLIDNPAVSTLVEAGLLTSAGENNLEVGDVAENILGASVVDGETYGVPIGANTLALYYNPQVLSAAGVDISSVEDWVTLNAAIEKVVASGKKGITFSAIGTEEGSFQFLPWYWGSGAELTELDSADAVSAVQLWTDWVSKGWAPNSVINNTQTTSWEEFLTGEFAFAENGTWQKAAAAEAGYEVIPIPAKDGGAAAAPTGGEFLTLPVQSDPSRYEKSAQIVSCLTSTDNVVDTDNSLNYIAATPEAQQAQLAEDATLEPWIEAVNAAQARTGDNLGTRYPVISEQLWTAVQNALTGVQSPQDALTAAQQSVSAG; this comes from the coding sequence GTGAGCACTTTCACGACCCGTCATCGCACTCTCGGCACAGCGGCCCTCGCCGCTGTGGCCGTGGGGGTCCTCGCCGGATGCTCCGGCGGCGTCACCGGCAGCACCACCGAGGCCTCGGGAACGTTCACCTTCTGGGATCCCTACCCCCAGTACGACGAGACATCCGAATGGGCCAAGGTGATCGGCAGCTGCGCGGCGGACGCCGGCGTCACCGTCGAGCGCACCGGCTTCGACACGAGCGACCTCACCAGCCGAGCGCTCCTGTCCGGTCAGCAGGGCGACTCCCCTGACATCCTGCTGATCGACAACCCCGCCGTCTCGACCCTCGTCGAGGCGGGGCTGCTGACCTCGGCCGGCGAGAACAACCTCGAGGTCGGCGATGTCGCCGAGAACATCCTCGGGGCCTCGGTCGTCGACGGCGAGACGTACGGTGTTCCCATCGGCGCGAACACTCTCGCCCTGTACTACAACCCGCAGGTGCTGAGCGCGGCGGGCGTCGACATCTCGTCGGTCGAAGACTGGGTCACCCTGAACGCGGCGATCGAGAAGGTCGTGGCCTCCGGTAAGAAGGGCATCACCTTCTCCGCCATCGGAACGGAGGAGGGCAGCTTCCAGTTCCTTCCCTGGTACTGGGGTTCGGGTGCGGAACTCACCGAGCTCGATTCGGCGGATGCCGTCTCGGCGGTGCAGCTGTGGACGGATTGGGTCAGCAAGGGGTGGGCCCCCAACTCGGTGATCAACAACACGCAGACCACCAGCTGGGAGGAATTCCTCACCGGTGAATTCGCCTTCGCCGAGAACGGCACGTGGCAGAAGGCCGCGGCCGCCGAGGCCGGCTACGAGGTCATCCCCATCCCGGCGAAGGACGGCGGAGCAGCCGCCGCTCCCACGGGCGGGGAGTTCCTGACCCTTCCGGTGCAGAGCGATCCCTCCCGGTACGAGAAGTCGGCGCAGATCGTGTCCTGCCTGACGAGCACCGACAATGTCGTCGACACCGACAACTCCCTGAACTACATCGCTGCGACCCCGGAGGCGCAGCAGGCGCAGCTCGCAGAGGACGCCACGTTGGAGCCGTGGATCGAGGCGGTCAACGCGGCGCAGGCGCGCACCGGCGACAACCTGGGAACCCGGTACCCGGTGATCTCGGAGCAGCTCTGGACGGCCGTCCAGAACGCGCTGACCGGTGTGCAGTCCCCCCAGGACGCCCTGACCGCGGCGCAGCAGAGCGTCAGCGCCGGCTGA
- a CDS encoding carbohydrate ABC transporter permease produces the protein MRTRPWWVTVVGVILTAIMLFPVYWMVNVSLTPQSDMRKSPPDLFPVSPTFEGYRRVVEDQLPFLGASFVIGIGTVVLTIALAAPAAFALAKLRPRGGDALSFALLIAQMIPGIIMAMGFYAIYLNLGILNTIPGLILADSTLAVPFGVLIFTAFMRGIPDELISAARIDGAGTWRTFRSVVLPVSRNSIVTVSLFAFLWSWSDFLFASTLNSGGKMQPITIGIYRYIGNNNQEWNAIMATAVVASIPAAVLLIVAQRYVAAGVTAGAVKD, from the coding sequence ATGAGGACGCGACCGTGGTGGGTCACCGTCGTCGGTGTCATCCTCACCGCCATCATGCTGTTCCCGGTCTACTGGATGGTCAACGTCTCCTTGACCCCCCAGAGCGACATGCGCAAGAGCCCCCCGGACCTCTTCCCCGTGTCGCCCACCTTCGAGGGGTACCGGCGAGTCGTCGAGGATCAACTCCCCTTCCTGGGAGCGAGCTTCGTCATCGGGATCGGCACCGTCGTGCTCACCATCGCCCTGGCCGCGCCGGCGGCATTCGCTTTGGCGAAGCTCCGACCCCGCGGTGGCGATGCGCTCAGCTTCGCCCTTCTGATCGCGCAGATGATCCCCGGGATCATCATGGCGATGGGGTTCTACGCCATCTACCTGAATCTCGGCATCCTGAACACCATCCCGGGGCTCATCCTCGCGGACTCGACCCTCGCGGTGCCGTTCGGTGTCCTCATCTTCACCGCGTTCATGCGCGGGATACCCGACGAGCTCATCTCCGCCGCGCGCATCGACGGCGCGGGCACCTGGCGCACCTTCCGATCCGTCGTCCTCCCCGTCAGCCGCAACTCGATCGTCACCGTGTCGCTCTTTGCGTTCCTCTGGTCGTGGTCGGACTTCCTCTTCGCGTCGACGCTGAACAGCGGCGGAAAGATGCAACCCATCACCATCGGCATCTACCGCTACATCGGCAACAACAACCAGGAGTGGAACGCGATCATGGCGACGGCCGTCGTGGCATCCATTCCCGCGGCCGTCCTCCTCATCGTCGCGCAGCGGTACGTGGCGGCCGGTGTCACCGCCGGCGCCGTCAAAGACTGA
- a CDS encoding family 43 glycosylhydrolase — MEQTLFRRALAGVTTLTLALTGALVAAQPAAAADDRLVASYPLTETSGTVAVDVSGKGRNAAYMQGATLTGGEGVRLDGTDDYVDLPDNLLAGLDSITISTDVLIRGNQGTPYFIYGLGNTAGGAGNGYLFSTGNSYRTSIATGNWQTEQTANSNADLQRDVWKTITYTLDDATDTARIYLDGTQVGMATGVTTKPSAIGGGVTTANYIGRSVYDADRRLAGSVRDFRVYNAALSASEVAALVPTDATRLQRDAAALSLGDLSAVTADLALPATGVNGSAIAWSTSNAGVVSATGKVTRPAAGQPAATATLTAKLTRNAATETKTFAVTVAPLPGSAELAKADLDAISIPNASDVRGNITLPAKGSVNGTALTWSASPAGVITTSASGGKAAGVVTRGAADTKVTLTAAASGTSATRQIEVTVKAAPVGLDKDYTAGYLWTHFGVEGGYEKIFYGHSTDGLHWEKLNDNRSILANLGGDLGVRDPHLVRSPEGDKYWIIGTDLHAEGGGAGGSGWDQLNASQNLVVWESTDLVNWSDQRIVFAGFDKAGCVWAPEAIYNEATGEYYVYWAARDQTDNNTPDWALRMYLTKTRDFVTFTTPEIWTTMNPKGDGQGGRNIIDSTIAKEGDTYYRFSTSDWDTLVDTAPSLDGPWTRKIEPGQAAAAGLRTRMEGLTVYQLPDGRWSVMGDEFNYYGHIADTLSSLKFRQLSSGPGADQFSFDQTFRHGSVLRLSKAEEARLLAAYGDQPVTPTDPEEPQQGPIAEYTFENGSLADSVGDADLTASGTASIATDAEKGSALRLTGATGGYASFPTGFFDGRNTMTVSMDVKSERTSGNFFTFTFGQNQDRYSFLRVRGDEARNAITKATWQGESDVSGTISSGQWHKYDLVYDGRIMRMYIDGVKVDENLALNATVSELGSNLAGYLGRSFYGGDGYFQGWYDNIRVYNRALSSTEVLQNAGVEDHLVDVSLTQPEKLKMAPIVDNAARTVKLPVVKGTDVSKLAPTFSLVPGSTASPASGTVVDMRSPVTYTVTTSTGAKTEWKIEALVVNSPVLPGLYADPNIAVFGDTYYIYATTDGFDGWGGKEFYVWKSKNLVDWTRSDKPFLTLDGANGNVPWATGNAWAPTIIERGGKYYFYFSGHNPTFDRKTIGVAIADSPEGPFTAEPNAMIVNNEAVTSGQAIDPAAFHDPVTGKWYLGWGNGSPVLAELSDDMKSIKPGTYQRINGLTDFREGVFFNYRKGLYHLTYSIDDTGSENYRVGYATATSMNGPWTYHGVILEKDLSLGIKGPAHSSIINVPGTDDWYIAYHRFAMPNGNGTNRETTIDRVRFGADGLMQKVVPTLESVAPQTVPSPGPEITAAVSTRCVSGKVVLAVAVTNRDDAPVSVALTSDFGSKTVASVAPGKTTTQSFTVRQSSVPAGTVTVKATDAGGGATKVKSPYSARNCG; from the coding sequence ATGGAGCAGACCCTTTTCCGTCGCGCGCTCGCGGGCGTCACGACACTCACGCTCGCGCTGACCGGCGCACTCGTCGCCGCGCAGCCCGCTGCCGCGGCCGACGACCGGCTTGTCGCCTCCTACCCGCTGACGGAGACGAGCGGCACCGTCGCCGTCGACGTCTCCGGCAAGGGGCGCAACGCCGCCTACATGCAGGGGGCGACCCTCACAGGCGGTGAGGGCGTGCGCCTCGACGGCACCGACGACTACGTCGACCTGCCCGACAACCTGCTCGCCGGGCTCGACTCGATCACCATCAGCACCGACGTGCTGATCCGCGGCAACCAGGGCACGCCGTACTTCATCTACGGCCTCGGCAACACCGCGGGCGGGGCCGGAAACGGCTACCTCTTCTCGACGGGCAACTCGTACCGGACGTCCATCGCCACGGGCAACTGGCAGACGGAGCAGACCGCCAACAGCAACGCCGACCTGCAGCGAGACGTGTGGAAGACCATCACGTACACGCTCGACGACGCCACCGACACCGCGCGCATCTATCTCGACGGCACGCAGGTGGGCATGGCCACCGGAGTGACCACCAAGCCGAGCGCGATCGGAGGCGGGGTGACGACGGCGAACTACATCGGCCGTTCCGTGTACGACGCCGACCGACGCCTCGCGGGCAGCGTGCGCGACTTCCGCGTCTACAACGCCGCCCTCTCGGCATCCGAGGTGGCCGCCCTCGTCCCGACCGACGCCACGCGGCTGCAGCGGGATGCCGCGGCCCTCTCGCTCGGCGACCTGAGCGCCGTCACCGCCGACCTCGCCCTGCCCGCCACCGGCGTCAACGGCTCGGCCATCGCCTGGTCGACGAGCAACGCCGGCGTCGTGAGCGCGACCGGCAAGGTCACGCGTCCGGCTGCCGGTCAGCCCGCGGCCACCGCGACCCTCACGGCGAAGCTGACTCGCAACGCGGCCACCGAGACCAAGACCTTCGCGGTCACCGTCGCGCCCCTGCCGGGAAGCGCAGAACTGGCCAAGGCCGATCTCGACGCGATCAGCATCCCCAACGCGAGTGACGTGCGCGGCAACATCACGCTCCCCGCGAAGGGATCGGTCAACGGCACCGCCCTCACGTGGTCGGCCTCGCCCGCCGGTGTCATCACGACCTCGGCGTCGGGTGGCAAGGCCGCGGGCGTCGTGACGCGCGGCGCCGCCGACACGAAGGTGACGCTGACGGCAGCGGCATCCGGAACCTCCGCCACCCGGCAGATCGAGGTGACCGTCAAGGCGGCACCCGTAGGCCTCGACAAGGACTACACGGCCGGCTACCTGTGGACGCACTTCGGCGTCGAGGGCGGCTACGAGAAGATCTTCTACGGCCACAGCACCGACGGTCTGCACTGGGAGAAGCTCAACGACAACCGGTCGATCCTCGCCAACCTCGGCGGCGACCTCGGCGTCCGCGACCCGCACCTCGTGCGCTCGCCCGAGGGCGACAAGTACTGGATCATCGGCACCGACCTGCACGCCGAAGGCGGCGGCGCGGGCGGCTCGGGCTGGGACCAGCTGAACGCCAGCCAGAACCTCGTCGTCTGGGAGTCCACCGACCTGGTGAACTGGAGCGACCAGCGCATCGTCTTCGCGGGCTTCGACAAGGCCGGCTGCGTGTGGGCGCCCGAGGCCATCTATAACGAGGCCACCGGTGAGTACTACGTCTACTGGGCCGCGCGCGACCAGACCGACAACAACACCCCGGACTGGGCGCTGCGCATGTACCTGACGAAGACCCGCGACTTCGTCACGTTCACCACGCCCGAGATCTGGACGACGATGAACCCCAAGGGCGACGGCCAGGGCGGTCGCAACATCATCGACTCGACCATCGCCAAGGAGGGCGACACCTACTACCGCTTCTCGACCTCCGACTGGGACACGCTCGTCGACACAGCTCCGTCGCTCGACGGCCCGTGGACCCGCAAGATCGAGCCCGGACAGGCGGCCGCCGCGGGGCTCCGCACGCGCATGGAGGGCCTGACGGTCTACCAGCTGCCCGACGGTCGCTGGTCGGTCATGGGTGACGAATTCAACTACTACGGTCACATCGCCGACACGCTGTCGAGCCTGAAATTCCGTCAGCTCAGCAGCGGACCGGGTGCCGACCAGTTCTCGTTCGACCAGACCTTCCGTCACGGGTCGGTCCTGCGCCTGTCCAAGGCGGAGGAGGCGCGTCTGCTCGCCGCCTACGGCGACCAGCCGGTCACGCCGACCGATCCCGAGGAGCCGCAGCAGGGCCCGATCGCCGAGTACACCTTCGAGAACGGATCCCTCGCCGACTCCGTCGGTGACGCCGACCTCACCGCGTCCGGCACGGCATCCATCGCGACGGATGCCGAGAAGGGCTCCGCCCTGCGCCTGACCGGAGCCACGGGTGGCTATGCCTCGTTCCCGACCGGCTTCTTCGACGGTCGCAACACCATGACGGTGTCGATGGACGTGAAGTCCGAGCGCACGAGCGGCAACTTCTTCACCTTCACCTTCGGACAGAACCAGGACCGCTACTCGTTCCTGCGGGTCCGTGGTGACGAGGCCCGCAACGCCATCACGAAGGCGACGTGGCAGGGGGAGTCCGACGTCTCGGGCACCATCTCGAGCGGTCAGTGGCACAAATACGACCTCGTGTACGACGGCCGCATCATGCGCATGTACATCGACGGCGTGAAGGTCGACGAGAACCTCGCGCTGAACGCCACGGTGAGCGAGCTCGGCTCGAACCTCGCCGGGTACCTGGGTCGGTCGTTCTACGGCGGAGACGGCTACTTCCAGGGCTGGTACGACAACATCCGCGTGTACAACCGCGCGCTGTCGAGCACCGAGGTCCTGCAGAACGCGGGCGTCGAGGATCACTTGGTCGACGTCTCGCTGACGCAGCCCGAGAAGCTCAAGATGGCGCCGATCGTCGACAACGCGGCGCGCACGGTGAAGCTGCCGGTGGTCAAGGGCACCGATGTGTCGAAGCTCGCTCCGACCTTCAGCCTCGTCCCCGGGTCCACGGCGTCGCCGGCGTCGGGCACCGTGGTCGATATGCGCTCGCCCGTCACCTACACCGTGACGACCTCCACGGGCGCCAAGACGGAGTGGAAGATCGAAGCGCTCGTCGTCAACAGCCCCGTGCTGCCGGGCCTGTACGCCGACCCGAACATCGCGGTGTTCGGCGACACCTACTACATCTACGCGACGACCGACGGCTTCGACGGGTGGGGCGGCAAGGAGTTCTACGTCTGGAAGTCGAAGAACCTCGTCGACTGGACCCGCTCCGACAAGCCCTTCCTGACGCTCGACGGAGCCAACGGCAACGTGCCGTGGGCGACGGGCAACGCGTGGGCGCCGACCATCATCGAGCGGGGCGGGAAGTACTACTTCTACTTCAGTGGTCACAACCCGACCTTCGATCGCAAGACGATCGGTGTCGCCATCGCCGACAGCCCCGAGGGGCCGTTCACGGCGGAGCCGAACGCGATGATCGTCAACAACGAGGCCGTCACCTCGGGACAGGCGATCGACCCGGCGGCGTTCCACGACCCGGTGACGGGCAAATGGTACCTCGGGTGGGGCAACGGCTCGCCCGTCCTGGCGGAGCTGTCCGACGACATGAAGTCGATCAAGCCGGGGACGTACCAGCGCATCAACGGTCTGACCGACTTCCGCGAGGGTGTGTTCTTCAACTACCGCAAGGGTCTGTACCACCTCACGTACTCGATCGACGACACCGGCTCCGAGAACTACCGGGTGGGCTACGCGACCGCGACCAGCATGAACGGTCCGTGGACGTACCACGGGGTGATCCTCGAGAAGGACCTGTCGCTCGGCATCAAGGGACCGGCGCACAGCTCGATCATCAACGTGCCCGGTACGGACGACTGGTACATCGCGTACCACCGGTTCGCGATGCCGAACGGCAACGGCACCAACCGCGAGACCACGATCGACCGGGTGCGCTTCGGTGCGGACGGCCTGATGCAGAAGGTCGTCCCGACGCTCGAGAGCGTCGCGCCGCAGACGGTCCCCTCGCCGGGGCCGGAGATCACGGCGGCGGTGTCCACCCGGTGCGTGTCGGGCAAGGTCGTCCTCGCCGTAGCCGTCACCAACCGTGACGATGCGCCGGTGTCGGTCGCCCTCACGAGCGATTTCGGGTCCAAGACGGTCGCCTCCGTCGCCCCGGGCAAGACGACCACGCAGAGCTTCACGGTTCGCCAGTCGTCGGTGCCGGCGGGAACGGTGACGGTCAAGGCGACCGACGCGGGCGGCGGGGCCACGAAGGTGAAGTCGCCCTACAGCGCGCGGAACTGCGGCTGA
- a CDS encoding LacI family DNA-binding transcriptional regulator: MVNIADVAKAAGVSRSTVSYALSGNRPISRETRERIDLAISELGFTVNAGARALATAQTMVLGLLVQFEDDEFPPAMLQYILAVSTAARELGYDILMVTDDHGPDAVRRITSSNMVDGVVLLDVVHDDPRLQPLREARQPGALVGLPRDTEGLDVFDLDFGEAARLIVDHLHGLGHRDIILVSPPRHVFERGGAYAWRFREAALERAARHDIHLYAHYGESQQPGIERSVNAIIDARPQATALIVHNDASIAALPAVLRERGIAVPRDLSVVSLYSRDFGRTFLLPYTAVETSPDELGRLAVQHLVRRITEPDYGPPVVRFVEPQLTDRGSTA; this comes from the coding sequence ATGGTCAACATCGCCGATGTCGCGAAGGCCGCCGGTGTCTCTCGCAGCACCGTCTCGTACGCGCTCTCCGGGAACCGGCCGATCTCGCGCGAGACCCGGGAGCGCATCGACCTCGCCATCAGCGAGCTCGGCTTCACCGTCAACGCCGGGGCGCGCGCACTCGCCACGGCGCAGACAATGGTGCTCGGTCTGCTCGTCCAGTTCGAGGACGACGAGTTCCCACCCGCGATGCTGCAATACATCCTCGCGGTCTCCACAGCGGCGAGGGAACTCGGCTACGACATCCTGATGGTCACGGACGATCACGGTCCCGATGCGGTGCGACGCATCACGTCCTCCAACATGGTCGACGGCGTCGTGCTCCTCGACGTCGTCCACGACGATCCCCGGCTGCAGCCCCTCCGCGAGGCGCGCCAGCCGGGCGCTCTGGTCGGGCTGCCGCGCGACACCGAGGGACTCGACGTCTTCGACTTGGACTTCGGCGAAGCGGCCCGGCTCATCGTGGACCACTTGCACGGGCTCGGGCACCGGGACATCATCCTCGTCTCTCCGCCGCGTCATGTGTTCGAGCGCGGCGGGGCGTACGCGTGGAGGTTCCGGGAAGCCGCGCTGGAGCGGGCGGCGCGTCACGACATCCACCTCTACGCCCACTACGGCGAATCCCAGCAGCCGGGGATCGAGCGGAGCGTGAACGCCATCATCGATGCGCGTCCGCAGGCGACCGCCCTGATCGTGCACAACGACGCGTCCATCGCGGCGCTGCCTGCCGTCCTGCGGGAGCGGGGCATCGCGGTCCCTCGGGACCTGTCCGTCGTCAGTCTCTATTCGCGCGACTTCGGACGCACCTTCCTCCTGCCCTACACGGCGGTCGAGACATCTCCAGACGAGCTGGGACGCCTCGCGGTCCAGCACCTGGTCCGGCGCATCACCGAACCCGACTACGGTCCGCCGGTGGTTCGATTCGTCGAGCCGCAGCTCACCGACAGGGGGAGCACCGCCTGA